In Uranotaenia lowii strain MFRU-FL chromosome 2, ASM2978415v1, whole genome shotgun sequence, one genomic interval encodes:
- the LOC129743198 gene encoding uncharacterized protein LOC129743198 — protein MWPRRKTALSVLVLCCGLVLVSTFVQPTTGEAVQSSSTSYVKRSIPIGTVVGVRRREAQSNGNSNDDDEGDVINYGKNLNIDDELAFVAVEGEGEGPVLSLKRRDAAEVTTAAGTAAGAHDADFIEKPVTVAKCADWSDATFGSNTRGPLGRSQPGELRDESLGSLTRSRSQTDWPTGMHARIG, from the exons ATGTGGCCTCGCAGAAAAACTGCACTCTCGGTTCTGGTGCTTTGCTGCGGCTTGGTGCTGGTCAGCACTTTCGTCCAGCCAACGACCGGAGAAGCCGTGCAATCATCGTCGACGTCATATGTGAAACGGTCCATTCCAATTGGTACCGTGGTTGGTGTTCGTCGTAGGGAAGCCCAAAGCAATGGCAATagtaatgatgatgatgagggtGATGTAATCAATTATGGAAAGAATCTAAACATCGATGATGAATTGGCGTTCGTCGCCGTCGAAGGAGAGGGGGAAGGGCCGGTGCTGTCCTTGAAGCGGAGAGATGCGGCCGAGGTGACAACTGCAGCAGGGACAGCTGCAGGCGCCCATGATGCTGATTTCATAG AGaaacctgtcacggtcgccaaatgtgcagactgGTCCGACGCGACGTTCGGAAGTAATACCCGTGGCCCGCTGGGCCGCTCCCAGCCGGGGGAACTACGCGATGAATCACTTGGCTCGCTCACCCGGTCGCGCTCGCAGACTGACTGGCCGACTGGCATGCACGCTCGTATCGGATGA